The Streptomyces tendae DNA segment GCAGGGCTCGTCGGTGTTCTACACCACGCCCGACGGCACCGGGCCTGCCCCGGAGCGCGCGGGGGACGCACGCGCCTGAGGCCGGCCGGCCGCGTTCAGGGACGCGTGTGCCGGACCTCCAGCGGCTCGAACGAGACACGGGTGCGGGAGGCGTCCCGCGCCCAGACGACCTCCACCGTCCCGTCGTCCACCAGCACGTCGGTCACCACCCGCGACAGCCGCGGGGCGTCGGAGCCGGCGGCGGTGAGGGCCGCCAGGCCGACGTGCACCGAGGTGCCCCCGCATCCGCCGGTGAGGCGGGGGACGCGCGCCCACGGGGTCCGGGCGGTGCCCTGCGGGGCGGGCAGCAGCTCCGGAGCCGGGGCGTCCCAGCCGTACAGGCCGTGCAGGGCGGACGTCGACGGCTCCTCGGGGCCGGTGGCCCAGCCGGTGAGGGCGACCCGTGATCCGGGCGGCGCCCCCACCACGCGGTGCACGCGCAGTTCCAGGGGGCCGTGCGCGACGACGACGCTCTCGACCCGGAGGCCCGGCACCATCGGCGGCCCCTCGGCGAAGACCGGCCGGTGCCAGGAGGCGGCCCAGCCCCAGCCGTCGCCGTGCCCGGCGCCCAGGGGGTGGACGCGCCGCCGCACACTTCGCCGTCCGCCCACCTCCACGGACAGGTGGTTGTCGGCGACGTTGCCGCGTGCGGTGGGTCCCGTGCGGGTGGAGTAGGCCTGGCGGCCGTAGTGCGGGTCGTCCCCGGCCGCGGACTCCCCCTCGTGCGGCCGCACATGGTCGCTGCCGTGGTTGTGCAGCCGTACGATCCCGTCGGCGCGGGTGGCCTGGAGGAGCAGGCCGGGGCCGGGCAGGGACAGCACCCGGTCGGCCTCCTCCACCGGGGCGGGTTCCTCGGTGTCCGTCCACAGGGCGTGGCCGGCGGGGGCGAGCAGCGCGACGAACGCCTTCGACGCCCAGTACGGCGACGCGGGACCGGAGTACTCCTGGAGGCTCGCCTCGTGCGGGCCGTACCAGCCGAGGGACAGCAGGCCGTCGGCGGTGAGCGCGCCCCGGTCGAGGAAGTGGCGCAGGCTGCCGCTCGCGATCCGGCGCGAGGCGCCCGGGGTCAGCGGGGTGTGGCCGGTGACGGCGCCCAGGGAGACGGCCGCGGAGGCGGCGAAGCGGTAGGTCAGGGAGCGGCCGTAGTGCAGCGGGGCCCCGTCCGCGCCGAACATCAGGGAGAGGCCGTCCAGGTGGGCGCGCAGGCGTCCGCCGTGGTGGGCGAGGGCCTCGCCGTCGCCGGAGAGGTGGGCGTCCAGGACCGGGTACAGGTGCAGGGCCCAGCCGTTGTAGTGGTCGAAGGCGCGTCCGTCGCCGTCGGCGTACCAGCCGTCGCCCCGGTACCAGCCCTCCAGCAGTTCCAG contains these protein-coding regions:
- a CDS encoding DUF2264 domain-containing protein, which produces MSIPFELPADDRDISPRTGYTRAHWEAVADGLLTAAWRRSTPGGALLHLPGRPSRSGVRSDGLEGYARTFLAAAFRVAGAGGDDPHHLLERYADGLAAGTRTPGRDDTESWPVILDFDVQGQPMVESASVALGLRLTRPWLWDKLDPGVRDRAEEWLRGALRHTPAPNNWYLFPYTVAGFLESVGRGDAETAAARQRALELLEGWYRGDGWYADGDGRAFDHYNGWALHLYPVLDAHLSGDGEALAHHGGRLRAHLDGLSLMFGADGAPLHYGRSLTYRFAASAAVSLGAVTGHTPLTPGASRRIASGSLRHFLDRGALTADGLLSLGWYGPHEASLQEYSGPASPYWASKAFVALLAPAGHALWTDTEEPAPVEEADRVLSLPGPGLLLQATRADGIVRLHNHGSDHVRPHEGESAAGDDPHYGRQAYSTRTGPTARGNVADNHLSVEVGGRRSVRRRVHPLGAGHGDGWGWAASWHRPVFAEGPPMVPGLRVESVVVAHGPLELRVHRVVGAPPGSRVALTGWATGPEEPSTSALHGLYGWDAPAPELLPAPQGTARTPWARVPRLTGGCGGTSVHVGLAALTAAGSDAPRLSRVVTDVLVDDGTVEVVWARDASRTRVSFEPLEVRHTRP